One part of the Methylobacterium terrae genome encodes these proteins:
- the pyrE gene encoding orotate phosphoribosyltransferase: protein MTSDDVLAEFRSAGALLEGHFVLSSGLHSAVFLQKMAIFTDPVRTARVCGALAERIEARYGRVDYVVSPAIGGIVPGYETARALGARAIFVERDPGKPFALRRGFQIPKGARAVMVEDIVTTGLSSRECLAALTEEPGEVVGAACLIDRSGGKADLGMPLVALVTLDIPNYPADQLPPELAAIPAVKPGSRALPGA, encoded by the coding sequence ATGACCTCCGACGACGTCCTCGCCGAATTCCGCTCCGCCGGCGCCCTGCTGGAGGGCCACTTCGTGCTCTCCTCCGGGCTGCACAGCGCGGTGTTCCTGCAGAAGATGGCGATCTTCACCGATCCGGTGCGCACCGCGCGGGTCTGCGGCGCGCTCGCCGAGCGGATCGAGGCGCGCTACGGTCGGGTCGACTACGTCGTCTCGCCGGCGATCGGCGGCATCGTGCCGGGCTACGAGACCGCCCGGGCGCTCGGCGCCAGGGCGATCTTCGTCGAGCGCGACCCGGGCAAGCCCTTCGCCCTGCGCCGCGGCTTCCAGATCCCGAAGGGCGCTCGCGCCGTGATGGTCGAGGACATCGTCACCACCGGCCTGTCCTCCCGCGAGTGCCTGGCGGCGCTGACGGAGGAGCCCGGCGAGGTGGTGGGCGCGGCCTGCCTCATCGACCGCTCGGGCGGCAAGGCCGATCTCGGCATGCCGCTGGTCGCCCTCGTCACCCTCGACATCCCGAACTACCCGGCCGACCAGCTGCCGCCGGAACTCGCCGCGATTCCCGCGGTGAAGCCGGGCAGCCGCGCCCTGCCGGGCGCCTGA
- a CDS encoding acyl carrier protein yields MSDIADRVKKIVVDHLGVEPEKVTPNANFIDDLGADSLDTVELVMAFEEEFNVEIPDDAAETIQTVGDAIKFLEKNAG; encoded by the coding sequence ATGAGCGATATCGCGGACCGGGTGAAGAAGATCGTCGTCGATCACCTGGGCGTCGAGCCCGAGAAGGTGACCCCGAACGCGAACTTCATCGACGATCTGGGCGCCGACAGCCTCGACACCGTCGAGCTGGTGATGGCGTTCGAGGAGGAGTTCAACGTCGAGATCCCGGACGACGCCGCCGAGACGATCCAGACGGTCGGCGACGCGATCAAGTTCCTCGAGAAGAACGCCGGCTGA
- the rpoZ gene encoding DNA-directed RNA polymerase subunit omega: MARVTVEDCIDKVENRFELVLLAGHRARLLSSGAPLTIDRDRDKNPVVALREIADETITPDDLKEQLIHSLQKYVEVDEPEAETVPLLSSSPAAAAVAPQGSGDGDDIQFDRMSEEDLLRGLENLAPPTETEEEGD, encoded by the coding sequence ATGGCTCGCGTCACCGTTGAGGACTGCATCGACAAGGTCGAGAACCGCTTCGAGCTGGTTCTGCTCGCCGGCCACCGGGCGCGCCTGCTCTCCTCCGGCGCCCCCCTCACCATCGACCGCGACCGCGACAAGAACCCGGTCGTGGCCCTGCGCGAGATCGCCGACGAGACCATCACGCCGGACGACCTCAAGGAGCAGCTGATCCACTCGCTGCAGAAATACGTCGAGGTCGACGAGCCGGAGGCCGAGACGGTGCCGCTGCTCTCGAGCTCGCCCGCCGCCGCCGCGGTGGCGCCGCAGGGCTCGGGCGACGGCGACGACATCCAGTTCGACCGGATGAGCGAGGAGGACCTGCTGCGCGGCCTCGAGAACCTCGCGCCCCCGACCGAGACCGAGGAAGAGGGCGACTGA
- a CDS encoding NYN domain-containing protein: protein MPNPPRSALFIDGANIYATTKALGFDIDYRKLLADFRARENLVRAFYYTALIEDQEYSSIRPLIDWLDYNGYRVVTKPVKEFTDSTGRRKIKGNMDIELTIDAMELSPYIDHMVLFSGDGDFRPLVAALQRRGVRVTVVSTVQTQPPMVADELRRQADDFVDIVQLIPRIGRDQGERPVRPPRALGADGPRDAGSRDYAPRDAGDRAPRPSVNLENRYGIRQNDEDDAED from the coding sequence ATGCCCAATCCCCCCCGCAGCGCCCTGTTCATCGACGGCGCCAACATCTACGCCACCACCAAGGCCCTCGGTTTCGACATCGATTATCGCAAGCTCCTGGCCGATTTCCGGGCCCGCGAGAACCTTGTCCGCGCCTTCTACTATACTGCACTGATCGAAGACCAGGAATACTCCTCGATCCGGCCGCTGATCGACTGGCTCGACTATAATGGTTACCGCGTCGTCACCAAGCCGGTGAAGGAGTTCACCGACTCCACCGGTCGGCGCAAGATCAAGGGCAACATGGACATCGAGCTGACGATCGATGCCATGGAGTTGAGCCCCTATATCGACCACATGGTGCTGTTCTCGGGCGACGGCGACTTCCGGCCCCTGGTGGCGGCCCTGCAGCGCCGCGGCGTGCGGGTGACCGTGGTCTCGACGGTGCAGACCCAGCCGCCGATGGTGGCCGACGAGCTGCGCCGCCAGGCCGACGACTTCGTCGACATCGTGCAGCTGATCCCCCGCATCGGCCGCGACCAGGGCGAGCGCCCGGTGCGCCCGCCCCGCGCCCTCGGCGCCGACGGCCCGCGCGACGCGGGCTCCCGGGACTACGCTCCCCGGGACGCCGGAGACCGGGCGCCGCGCCCGAGCGTGAACCTCGAGAACCGCTACGGCATCCGCCAGAACGACGAGGACGACGCGGAGGATTGA
- a CDS encoding NAD-dependent epimerase/dehydratase family protein, with translation MTAPLVALTGSTGFIGRHLLAALAARGYRVRVLLRRPVELPPGISGAVVGDLARPQNMAAALSGADAVVHSAGLAHAMSGAPEDDYRTFNTEATRGLAQAASRARVRRFVFLSSIRAQAGPSASGILTEADAPAPIDPYGRSKLAAEEALDGIDIDYAALRPVLVYGPGQKGNMAALMRLARAPYPLPLGGLAGRRSLVSVESLSDAVDAVLRAPSPLRRPLIVSEAEALSVPEMIGALRAGLGRRPGLLPVPGALLDAALRLTGRGALRERLAGSLVARAAGLEALGWRAPVETKGGLAALARAGG, from the coding sequence ATGACCGCTCCCCTCGTCGCCCTCACGGGCTCGACCGGCTTCATCGGCCGCCACCTGCTGGCGGCGCTCGCCGCCCGGGGCTACCGGGTGCGGGTGCTGCTGCGCCGCCCGGTGGAGCTGCCGCCGGGCATCAGCGGCGCGGTGGTGGGCGACCTCGCCCGGCCGCAGAACATGGCGGCGGCCCTCTCCGGCGCCGACGCGGTGGTGCATTCGGCCGGGCTCGCCCACGCGATGTCGGGGGCGCCGGAGGACGATTACCGGACCTTCAACACCGAGGCGACGCGCGGCCTCGCCCAGGCGGCGTCCCGCGCCCGGGTGCGCCGCTTCGTGTTCCTGTCCTCGATCCGGGCTCAAGCCGGCCCTTCCGCGAGCGGCATCCTCACCGAGGCCGACGCCCCGGCGCCGATCGACCCCTACGGCCGCTCGAAGCTCGCCGCCGAGGAGGCGCTGGACGGCATCGACATCGATTACGCGGCCCTGCGCCCGGTTCTGGTCTACGGGCCGGGCCAGAAGGGCAACATGGCGGCGCTGATGCGGCTCGCCCGGGCGCCGTACCCGCTCCCCCTCGGGGGGCTTGCCGGCCGGCGCTCCCTCGTCTCGGTCGAGTCCCTGAGCGACGCCGTCGACGCGGTGCTGCGGGCCCCCTCGCCGCTGCGCCGGCCCCTGATCGTCAGCGAGGCCGAGGCCCTGAGCGTGCCCGAGATGATCGGTGCCCTGCGGGCCGGCCTCGGTCGCCGGCCCGGCCTGCTGCCGGTACCGGGGGCGCTCCTCGACGCGGCCCTGCGCCTCACGGGCCGCGGCGCGCTGCGCGAGCGCCTGGCCGGCTCCCTGGTCGCGCGGGCGGCGGGGCTGGAGGCGCTCGGATGGCGCGCGCCGGTCGAGACGAAGGGCGGCCTCGCGGCGCTGGCCCGGGCCGGCGGCTGA
- a CDS encoding RelA/SpoT family protein has translation MMRQYELVERVKAYNPGADEGLLNRAYVYAMRAHGTQKRASGDPFFAHPLEVAAILTDLRLDDATIVAAVLHDTVEDTAATLDEINRVFTPEIGKLVDGLTKIKRLDLVSKRAAQGENFRKLLLAIAADVRVLLVKLADRLHNMRTLQHMPAEKRARIAQETLDIYAPLASRMGMQELREELEDLSFVNLKPDVYATIAKRLSDLSAKSERLVESIERDLVAKLANAGITAIVKGRQKRPYSIWSKMERKSVAFEQLSDIFGFRVIVDTVDTCYRALGVVHTTWPMVPGRYKDYISTPKQNDYRSIHTTVIGPKSQRVELQIRTTEMDEIGEYGIAAHALYKDGAPHLATESGAYQWLRRTIELLAEGDSPEEFLEHTKLELFQDQVFCFTPKGRLIALPRGATPIDFAYAVHTDVGNTAVGAKINGRIAPLLTELQNGDEVEIARADGQTPPAAWESLVVTGKARAAIRRATRSAVRRQYAGLGRQILDRAFERAGKNFSDEKLRGALPRLARQSTEDVFAAVGRGEMFSGDVVKAVYPDYKDERRLAASQPAPGGPRPHVNGAGRLSLDKDQTVRLTWPGKAAPGKEGQKEGGADKGTPDDGAIPIRGLDRDLPVRFAPDGGAVPGDRIVGILTPGEGVTIYPIQSPALAAFDNEPDRWLDVRWDVDGASFQRFPARLALQSINEPGSFAQIAQVIADHDGNIDNISMKRRTQDFTDVTIDLAVWDLKHLNAIVSELRAKRVVSRVDRVNG, from the coding sequence ATGATGCGCCAGTACGAGCTCGTCGAGCGGGTCAAGGCCTACAATCCCGGCGCCGACGAGGGGCTGCTGAACCGGGCCTACGTCTACGCGATGCGGGCGCACGGCACGCAGAAGCGCGCCTCGGGGGATCCGTTCTTCGCCCACCCGCTCGAGGTGGCGGCCATCCTCACCGACCTGCGGCTCGACGACGCCACCATCGTGGCGGCGGTGCTGCACGACACGGTCGAGGACACCGCCGCCACCCTCGACGAGATCAACCGGGTCTTCACGCCGGAGATCGGCAAGCTCGTCGACGGGCTCACCAAGATCAAGCGCCTGGATCTCGTCTCGAAGCGCGCGGCTCAAGGAGAGAACTTCCGCAAGCTCCTCCTCGCCATCGCGGCCGACGTGCGGGTGCTGCTGGTCAAGCTCGCCGACCGGCTGCACAACATGCGCACCCTGCAGCACATGCCGGCGGAGAAGCGCGCCCGGATCGCCCAGGAGACCCTCGACATCTACGCGCCCTTGGCCAGCCGCATGGGCATGCAGGAGCTGCGCGAGGAGCTGGAGGACCTCTCCTTCGTCAACCTGAAGCCCGACGTCTACGCGACGATCGCCAAGCGGCTCTCCGACCTCTCGGCCAAGTCCGAGCGGCTGGTCGAGAGCATCGAGCGCGACCTCGTGGCGAAGCTCGCGAATGCCGGCATCACCGCCATCGTCAAGGGGCGGCAGAAGCGCCCCTACTCGATCTGGAGCAAGATGGAGCGCAAGTCGGTCGCGTTCGAGCAGCTCTCCGACATCTTCGGCTTCCGGGTCATCGTCGACACCGTCGATACCTGCTACCGCGCGCTCGGCGTCGTCCACACGACCTGGCCGATGGTGCCGGGGCGCTACAAGGACTACATCTCGACGCCGAAGCAGAACGACTACCGCTCGATCCACACCACGGTGATCGGGCCGAAGAGCCAGCGCGTCGAGCTGCAGATCCGCACCACCGAGATGGACGAGATCGGCGAGTACGGCATCGCCGCCCACGCGCTCTACAAGGACGGCGCGCCGCATCTGGCCACCGAGAGCGGCGCCTACCAGTGGCTGCGCCGCACCATCGAGCTCCTGGCCGAGGGCGACAGCCCGGAGGAGTTCCTCGAGCACACCAAGCTCGAGCTGTTCCAGGACCAGGTGTTCTGCTTCACCCCCAAGGGCCGGCTGATCGCGCTCCCCCGGGGCGCGACCCCGATCGATTTCGCCTACGCCGTCCATACGGATGTCGGCAACACCGCGGTCGGGGCCAAGATCAACGGCCGCATCGCCCCCCTCCTCACCGAGCTGCAGAACGGCGACGAGGTCGAGATCGCGCGCGCCGACGGGCAGACCCCGCCGGCGGCCTGGGAATCCCTCGTCGTCACCGGCAAGGCGCGGGCGGCGATCCGGCGCGCCACCCGCTCGGCGGTGCGGCGGCAATATGCGGGCCTCGGCCGCCAGATCCTCGACCGCGCCTTCGAGCGGGCCGGCAAGAATTTCTCCGACGAGAAGCTGCGCGGCGCCCTGCCGCGGCTCGCCCGCCAATCGACCGAGGACGTGTTCGCGGCGGTGGGCCGGGGCGAGATGTTCTCCGGCGACGTCGTGAAGGCGGTCTATCCCGACTACAAGGACGAGCGCCGCCTCGCCGCGAGCCAGCCCGCTCCCGGGGGCCCGCGCCCGCACGTCAACGGCGCCGGGCGCCTCTCCCTCGACAAGGACCAGACGGTGCGCCTGACCTGGCCGGGCAAGGCCGCCCCCGGCAAGGAGGGCCAGAAGGAGGGCGGCGCCGACAAGGGAACTCCCGACGACGGCGCGATCCCGATCCGCGGCCTCGACCGCGACCTGCCGGTGCGCTTCGCCCCGGACGGCGGCGCCGTGCCGGGCGACCGGATCGTCGGCATCCTCACCCCCGGCGAGGGCGTGACCATCTACCCGATCCAGTCGCCGGCGCTCGCCGCCTTCGACAACGAGCCCGACCGGTGGCTGGACGTGCGCTGGGACGTCGACGGCGCCTCCTTCCAGCGCTTCCCGGCGCGGCTGGCCCTGCAGTCGATCAACGAGCCCGGCAGCTTCGCCCAGATCGCCCAGGTGATCGCCGACCACGACGGCAACATCGACAATATCTCGATGAAGCGCCGGACCCAGGACTTCACCGACGTGACGATCGACCTCGCGGTCTGGGACCTCAAGCACCTCAACGCGATCGTGTCGGAACTCAGGGCCAAGCGCGTGGTGAGCCGGGTGGATCGGGTCAACGGGTAG
- the fabD gene encoding ACP S-malonyltransferase, whose product MSRAFIFPGQGSQAVGMGSALAQDHAAARAVFAEVDEALGQNLSRLMFEGPAEELTLTANAQPALMASSLAVLRVLEAERGLDLARDVAYVAGHSLGEYSALAAAGSLSLADTARLLRLRGEAMQKAVPVGSGAMAALLGLDVEAAAEVAAEARQGDVCDVANDNGAGQVVVSGTRAAVERAVSLAQGRGAKRAVMLNVSAPFHCSLMAPAAEAMRAALDAVALRPAAVPVMANVLAAPIGDPAAIRSALVEQVTGTVRWRECVAAMAAAGVDTFFEIGTGKVLSGLVKRIAAGSSATPVGTSAEVAAFTL is encoded by the coding sequence GTGTCGCGCGCCTTCATCTTTCCGGGCCAGGGCAGCCAGGCCGTCGGCATGGGCTCCGCCCTGGCCCAGGATCACGCCGCCGCCCGGGCGGTCTTCGCCGAGGTCGACGAGGCCCTGGGGCAGAACCTCTCGCGCCTGATGTTCGAGGGCCCGGCCGAGGAGCTGACGCTCACCGCCAACGCCCAGCCGGCCCTGATGGCCTCGAGCCTCGCGGTCCTGCGGGTGCTGGAGGCCGAGCGCGGCCTCGATCTCGCCCGGGACGTGGCGTACGTGGCCGGCCACTCGCTGGGCGAGTACAGCGCGCTCGCCGCCGCCGGCAGCCTGTCGCTCGCCGACACGGCGCGGCTGCTGCGCCTGCGCGGCGAGGCGATGCAGAAGGCGGTGCCGGTGGGCTCCGGCGCCATGGCGGCGCTTCTCGGCCTCGACGTCGAGGCGGCGGCCGAGGTCGCGGCGGAGGCCCGTCAGGGCGATGTCTGCGACGTCGCCAACGACAACGGCGCCGGCCAGGTGGTGGTCTCGGGGACCCGTGCCGCCGTCGAGCGGGCGGTGTCCCTCGCGCAGGGCCGCGGCGCCAAGCGGGCGGTGATGCTGAACGTCTCCGCGCCCTTCCATTGCAGCCTGATGGCGCCGGCCGCCGAGGCGATGCGCGCGGCGCTCGACGCCGTCGCGCTTCGCCCCGCCGCCGTTCCGGTGATGGCGAACGTGCTCGCCGCCCCCATCGGCGACCCGGCGGCGATCCGGAGCGCGCTCGTCGAGCAGGTGACCGGCACCGTGCGCTGGCGCGAATGCGTCGCCGCCATGGCGGCGGCCGGCGTCGACACGTTCTTCGAGATCGGCACCGGCAAGGTGCTGTCGGGCCTCGTCAAGCGCATCGCGGCGGGGAGCTCCGCCACGCCGGTCGGGACCTCGGCCGAGGTCGCGGCCTTCACGCTCTGA
- a CDS encoding cupin domain-containing protein, with protein MLTRRGFAGFASCAICSLTGFLATDAGAQSPPAATPGVKRKVLGQTEGPAPGYVTITAEVEIEPGVLVGRHTHPGIESGYIVEGEIELPIEGQPTRVLKAGDGFQVPAGVPHAGSKSGAKPVRLVSTYIVEKGKPLASPA; from the coding sequence ATGCTGACGCGCCGCGGTTTCGCGGGGTTCGCCTCGTGCGCGATCTGCAGCCTGACCGGCTTTCTCGCCACCGATGCCGGCGCCCAGTCGCCGCCCGCCGCTACGCCGGGGGTGAAGCGCAAGGTCCTGGGCCAGACCGAGGGGCCGGCGCCGGGCTACGTCACCATCACGGCGGAGGTCGAGATCGAGCCCGGCGTGCTGGTCGGCCGCCACACCCATCCGGGGATCGAGTCGGGCTACATCGTCGAGGGCGAGATCGAGCTGCCGATCGAGGGCCAGCCGACCCGCGTGCTCAAGGCAGGCGACGGCTTCCAGGTTCCGGCCGGCGTGCCCCATGCCGGGTCGAAGAGCGGGGCAAAGCCGGTGCGCCTCGTCAGCACCTACATCGTCGAGAAGGGCAAGCCGCTGGCCTCGCCGGCGTGA
- a CDS encoding glycosyl transferase has protein sequence MPLSPLVAVPLAAALSAGLIVALRPLLQRYALARPNARSSHRVPTPQGGGIAVVIAALAVLLALVGTVSPEIAALCAGTLALALVGAVDDIRPLPVALRLPLQAAAVVLVLAAAGGQLIPGLPLWLERALAVLAGLWFVNLTNFMDGLDWMTVAEMVPLLGALLAFGLAGHLPGHATLAAAALLGGLLGFAPFNRPVAKLFLGDVGSLPIGLVVAWLLYRLAREGGSGEGGLAAAILLPLYYLADATLTLGRRALASEPVWQAHRSHFYQRATTNGRSVPFVVGAVFALNLALALLAAATLAVPGWTVSLAALALGAALVAALLRLFALPAARKAAA, from the coding sequence ATGCCGCTCAGCCCCCTCGTCGCCGTTCCGCTCGCCGCCGCCCTGTCGGCCGGGCTGATCGTCGCCCTGCGCCCGCTCCTCCAGCGCTACGCGCTCGCGCGGCCGAACGCCCGGTCGAGCCATCGCGTGCCGACCCCGCAGGGCGGCGGTATCGCGGTGGTGATCGCCGCCCTCGCGGTCCTGCTCGCGCTGGTCGGGACGGTGAGCCCTGAGATCGCGGCGTTGTGCGCCGGCACCCTCGCCCTGGCGCTGGTCGGCGCCGTCGACGACATCCGGCCGCTCCCGGTCGCGCTGCGCCTGCCGCTCCAGGCGGCCGCCGTGGTGCTGGTGCTCGCCGCCGCCGGCGGGCAGCTGATCCCCGGGCTGCCGCTCTGGCTCGAGCGCGCCCTCGCGGTCCTGGCGGGCCTGTGGTTCGTCAACCTGACGAACTTCATGGACGGGCTCGACTGGATGACGGTGGCCGAGATGGTGCCGCTGCTCGGCGCCCTCCTGGCCTTCGGCCTCGCCGGGCACCTGCCGGGACACGCGACCCTGGCGGCGGCGGCGCTGCTGGGCGGGCTCCTCGGCTTCGCGCCGTTCAACCGGCCGGTGGCGAAACTCTTCCTCGGCGATGTCGGCTCGCTGCCGATCGGCCTCGTCGTCGCCTGGCTGCTCTACCGGCTCGCCCGCGAAGGGGGCTCGGGGGAGGGGGGGCTCGCTGCCGCGATCCTGCTGCCGCTCTACTACCTCGCCGACGCGACCCTGACCCTCGGCCGCCGGGCCCTCGCCAGCGAGCCGGTGTGGCAGGCGCATCGCAGCCACTTCTACCAGCGCGCCACGACCAACGGCCGCTCGGTGCCGTTCGTGGTCGGGGCGGTGTTCGCCCTCAACCTCGCCCTGGCGCTGCTCGCCGCCGCGACGCTGGCCGTGCCGGGCTGGACGGTGTCGCTCGCCGCGCTGGCGCTGGGCGCGGCGCTCGTCGCCGCCCTGCTCCGGCTCTTCGCCCTGCCCGCCGCCAGGAAGGCCGCCGCATGA
- a CDS encoding carbonic anhydrase, with the protein MTNRPSRRHLLGCGCSLGAAIAATAVLPPGLARAATPSTKRTTMTPDQALEAMKEGNRLFKTDSPVRSVQGRERRIEIALGQTPFCVLVSCSDSRVSPEILFGRGLGELFIVRNAGNTVDTTALGSIEYAVAKLGVPLILVMGHSRCGAVEAAVDVVRNNTVLPGAIGQMIEPIVPAVLGVRDKGGDLVENAVRANVGRVVRRLRTASDPELLTPLAEKRLRIVGAAYSLDTGEVDFFDEG; encoded by the coding sequence ATGACGAACCGTCCGAGCCGGCGCCACCTGCTCGGCTGCGGCTGCAGCCTGGGTGCGGCCATCGCCGCCACCGCCGTGCTGCCGCCCGGCCTCGCCCGGGCGGCGACCCCGTCGACGAAGCGCACCACGATGACGCCCGACCAGGCCCTCGAGGCGATGAAGGAGGGCAACCGGCTGTTCAAGACCGACAGCCCGGTGCGCTCGGTCCAGGGCCGCGAGCGGCGCATCGAGATCGCGCTCGGGCAGACGCCGTTCTGCGTGCTCGTGAGCTGCTCGGATTCCCGCGTCTCGCCCGAGATCCTGTTCGGCCGGGGCCTGGGCGAGTTGTTCATCGTGCGCAATGCCGGCAACACCGTCGACACCACGGCGCTCGGCTCGATCGAGTACGCGGTGGCCAAGCTCGGCGTGCCGCTGATCCTGGTGATGGGCCACAGCCGCTGCGGCGCCGTCGAGGCGGCGGTGGACGTGGTGAGGAACAACACGGTCCTTCCGGGCGCCATCGGCCAGATGATCGAGCCGATCGTCCCGGCGGTGCTCGGCGTGCGCGACAAGGGCGGCGACCTCGTCGAGAACGCGGTGCGGGCGAATGTCGGCCGGGTCGTGCGGCGCCTGCGCACCGCCTCGGACCCCGAATTGCTGACGCCTCTCGCCGAGAAGAGGCTGCGGATCGTCGGGGCGGCCTACAGCCTCGATACCGGCGAGGTCGACTTCTTCGACGAGGGCTGA
- the fabG gene encoding 3-oxoacyl-[acyl-carrier-protein] reductase: MFDLSGRKALVTGATGGLGGAIARALHAQGAHVAVSGTRREALEALAGELGERVHILEANLSDTAAVEALVPAAEAALGGLDVLVNNAGITRDNLFLRMKDEEWDSVIAVNLTAAFRLSRAAVKGMMKRRYGRIVNVGSVVGATGNAGQGNYAAAKAGLVGLTKALAAEVASRKITVNCIAPGFITSPMTDVLNDKQREGILATVPMGRLGEGAEIAAAAVYLASDEAAYVTGHTLHVNGGMAMF, translated from the coding sequence ATGTTCGACCTCAGCGGCCGCAAGGCCCTCGTCACCGGCGCCACCGGCGGCCTCGGCGGCGCCATCGCCCGGGCCCTGCACGCCCAGGGCGCCCACGTGGCGGTCTCCGGCACCCGGCGCGAGGCCCTGGAGGCGCTCGCGGGCGAGCTCGGCGAGCGGGTCCACATCCTCGAGGCCAACCTGTCCGATACCGCGGCGGTCGAGGCCCTGGTGCCGGCGGCGGAGGCCGCGCTCGGCGGGCTCGACGTGCTGGTCAACAATGCCGGCATCACCCGCGACAACCTCTTCCTGCGCATGAAGGACGAGGAGTGGGACAGCGTCATCGCGGTGAACCTGACGGCGGCGTTCCGGCTGTCGCGGGCGGCGGTGAAGGGCATGATGAAGCGCCGCTACGGCCGCATCGTCAACGTCGGCTCGGTGGTGGGCGCGACCGGCAATGCCGGCCAGGGCAACTACGCCGCCGCCAAGGCCGGCCTCGTCGGCCTGACGAAGGCGCTCGCCGCCGAGGTGGCGAGCCGCAAGATCACCGTGAACTGCATCGCGCCGGGCTTCATCACCTCGCCGATGACCGACGTGCTGAACGACAAGCAGCGCGAGGGCATCCTCGCCACGGTGCCGATGGGGCGCCTCGGCGAGGGGGCCGAGATCGCCGCGGCGGCGGTCTACCTCGCCTCCGACGAGGCGGCCTACGTCACCGGGCACACCCTGCACGTCAACGGCGGCATGGCCATGTTCTGA